A DNA window from Hordeum vulgare subsp. vulgare chromosome 1H, MorexV3_pseudomolecules_assembly, whole genome shotgun sequence contains the following coding sequences:
- the LOC123411066 gene encoding putative expansin-A30: MASATSKSAAVLVLLVCFAGVVTTADARFRAMQWTPAHATFYGDEATSETMGGACGYDITAGYGADTAALSSTLFQEGYGCGTCYQIRCVKAAACYRGSPVITVTATNLCPPNWAQDTNNGGWCNPPRTHFDLAIPAFKKMADWHAGIVPVMYRRVPCMRKGGIRFAFQGNPHWLLVYVTNVGGAGDVGEMWVKGNGGMGWLRMSHNWGASYQAFGQLGGQALSFKLTSYTTGLTILAADAAPASWSIGLTYQARANFK; the protein is encoded by the exons ATGGCTTCTGCTACGTCCAAATCCGCGGCCGTCTTGGTCCTTCTCGTCTGCTTTGCCGGCGTGGTCACCACCGCGGACGCCAGGTTCAGGGCCATGCAGTGGACTCCCGCCCACGCCACGTTCTACGGCGACGAGGCCACATCCGAGACGATGG GCGGGGCGTGCGGGTACGACATCACGGCGGGGTACGGCGCGGACACGGCGGCGCTGAGCTCGACGCTGTTCCAGGAGGGCTACGGGTGCGGGACGTGCTACCAGATCCGGTGCGTGAAAGCCGCGGCTTGCTACAGGGGCTCGCCGGTGATCACGGTGACCGCGACCAACCTGTGCCCGCCCAACTGGGCGCAGGACACCAACAACGGCGGCTGGTGCAACCCACCGCGCACCCACTTCGACCTCGCCATCCCGGCCTTCAAGAAGATGGCCGACTGGCACGCGGGCATCGTTCCCGTCATGTACCGCAGGGTGCCGTGCATGCGCAAGGGCGGCATCCGGTTCGCGTTCCAGGGGAACCCGCACTGGCTGCTGGTGTACGTCACGAACGTCGGCGGCGCCGGGGACGTCGGGGAGATGTGGGTGAAGGGCAATGGCGGAATGGGGTGGCTGCGCATGAGCCACAACTGGGGCGCCTCGTACCAGGCGTTCGGGCAGCTCGGCGGCCAGGCGCTCAGCTTCAAGCTCACCTCCTACACCACCGGGCTGACCATCCTCGCCGCCGACGCAGCGCCGGCGAGCTGGAGCATCGGGCTCACGTACCAGGCTCGCGCCAACTTCAAATAG